One window from the genome of Sulfodiicoccus acidiphilus encodes:
- a CDS encoding SDR family NAD(P)-dependent oxidoreductase has product MRLKDKVAVVTGGSSGIGRAIALRFAEEGAKVVVGDVREEPREGGKPTVEEINTTSPGAGLFVKCDVSKEEDVKRLVDEAVRNYGKLDVMANIAGVMIKRKAIEISAEELLRALSVNVAGVFYGCKWSIRQMLKQGEGGKVINMSSNLADVSLPEVSVYSASKAAVLALTKGLAVEYGPYGINVNALCPGATKTEFTRAFWETEEGLRDLRSRTPLVKRGEFLLQPRDIANAALFLASEESDRVTGECVLVDGGWNAW; this is encoded by the coding sequence TTGAGGCTCAAGGACAAGGTCGCAGTAGTCACCGGAGGTAGTTCGGGGATAGGCAGGGCGATAGCCCTCAGGTTCGCGGAGGAGGGAGCTAAGGTAGTAGTCGGTGACGTCCGTGAGGAACCACGGGAGGGAGGCAAGCCAACAGTTGAGGAGATCAACACCACCTCCCCTGGAGCTGGACTCTTCGTGAAGTGTGACGTCAGTAAGGAGGAGGACGTGAAACGATTGGTCGACGAGGCCGTTAGGAACTACGGCAAGTTGGACGTAATGGCGAACATAGCGGGAGTAATGATCAAGCGAAAAGCCATAGAGATAAGTGCGGAGGAGTTGTTGAGGGCCTTGTCGGTGAATGTGGCTGGAGTCTTTTACGGCTGTAAGTGGAGTATAAGGCAGATGTTGAAACAAGGGGAGGGAGGTAAGGTGATAAACATGTCCTCCAACTTGGCCGACGTGAGCCTCCCGGAGGTCTCGGTTTACTCAGCCTCCAAGGCGGCAGTGCTGGCGTTGACGAAGGGACTTGCGGTCGAGTACGGGCCTTACGGTATAAACGTTAATGCCCTGTGTCCGGGGGCTACCAAGACAGAGTTCACTAGGGCGTTCTGGGAGACTGAGGAAGGTTTGAGGGACTTGAGGAGCAGAACGCCTCTAGTCAAGCGAGGTGAGTTCCTTCTTCAACCTCGGGACATAGCTAACGCTGCGCTTTTCCTAGCGTCGGAGGAGTCTGACAGAGTGACAGGGGAGTGCGTTCTGGTCGACGGCGGATGGAACGCTTGGTGA
- a CDS encoding cyclase family protein, with protein MILKAIHDLSAELKSYMPSWPTNPFLVVEPVALVPRDGYSMERLAGLSHTGTHVDSPAHFFEGGQSVDELDLTRLMGEGYCLRPPLRGREIGREELSGIWRPEYDGKIVLLYTGWSSKRSFTREFMYNFPGLTKDAAEFLVERGVRAVGIDTLSVDPYANEKFEAHKVLLSHGVPIIEDLSNLSELQEGKSYLVAALPIKLKGGSGAMARVVAVEVE; from the coding sequence ATGATATTAAAGGCCATACACGACTTGAGCGCCGAACTCAAGTCGTACATGCCTAGTTGGCCCACTAACCCTTTTCTTGTGGTGGAGCCGGTGGCTTTAGTTCCGAGGGACGGTTACTCCATGGAGAGATTAGCCGGTCTATCCCACACCGGTACCCACGTGGATTCCCCCGCCCACTTCTTCGAAGGTGGACAGAGCGTCGACGAGCTAGACCTGACTAGGTTAATGGGAGAGGGTTACTGCCTGAGGCCCCCACTCAGAGGAAGGGAGATCGGGAGGGAAGAGCTCTCTGGGATCTGGAGACCCGAATACGACGGTAAGATAGTTCTCCTGTACACGGGTTGGAGCTCGAAGAGGTCATTCACGCGGGAGTTCATGTACAATTTCCCCGGCCTGACTAAGGACGCGGCGGAGTTCCTCGTGGAGAGAGGTGTGAGAGCTGTAGGGATAGACACATTGAGTGTCGACCCTTACGCTAACGAGAAGTTCGAGGCCCACAAAGTTCTTCTGTCCCACGGAGTTCCTATAATTGAGGACTTGAGTAACCTCTCTGAGCTCCAGGAGGGGAAGAGTTACCTCGTTGCGGCCCTCCCCATCAAACTCAAAGGTGGGAGCGGAGCGATGGCGAGAGTAGTAGCCGTGGAGGTCGAGTGA
- a CDS encoding TenA family transcriptional regulator — translation MSVSFLSYREIQEKYGFDLRRREPYDPREFVDMLTRISRDYWAGIHHPLVKKFLNGELSKEQLRVWAVEEYWFYRGPNYWSAAEIANSPELEDQEILMEPIATEIGTAEKEGHVKLYLRYLKALGVSYEDLINTPLLPTTIVAVSEFYNICKYLSLGEAIAAEKIAGENINKERHALYVEAFRKHYKWIPEDAIEFHKEHVTEDVKHTQIGIYLAEKYASTKEAQNRMWDAAMRFLALLWTLYEGVYQVAVNGVNMPRFAVNSTFPIPYSEVSQIPLRRPEL, via the coding sequence ATGTCCGTTTCCTTCCTTTCATATAGGGAAATCCAGGAGAAGTACGGTTTCGATCTGAGGAGGAGGGAGCCGTACGATCCAAGGGAATTCGTGGACATGTTAACAAGGATATCCAGAGACTACTGGGCGGGCATCCATCATCCCCTTGTCAAAAAGTTCCTGAACGGTGAACTTTCCAAGGAACAGCTGAGGGTTTGGGCAGTGGAGGAGTACTGGTTTTACAGAGGTCCTAACTATTGGTCAGCTGCAGAGATAGCCAACTCGCCAGAGTTGGAGGATCAGGAGATCCTGATGGAACCTATAGCTACAGAGATCGGAACGGCGGAGAAGGAGGGCCACGTGAAACTATACCTCAGGTACCTCAAGGCGTTGGGAGTGAGTTACGAGGACTTAATTAATACGCCTCTCCTTCCAACCACAATAGTTGCCGTGAGCGAGTTCTACAACATCTGCAAATATCTATCCCTAGGCGAGGCCATAGCAGCGGAGAAAATAGCTGGAGAGAACATCAACAAGGAAAGACATGCCCTCTACGTCGAGGCTTTCAGGAAACACTACAAGTGGATACCGGAAGATGCAATAGAGTTCCATAAGGAACACGTGACGGAGGACGTGAAGCACACCCAGATCGGGATTTACCTGGCGGAGAAGTACGCCTCCACTAAGGAGGCCCAGAACAGGATGTGGGACGCGGCAATGAGGTTCCTAGCCCTCCTTTGGACCCTCTACGAAGGCGTGTACCAGGTCGCCGTCAACGGCGTGAACATGCCGCGGTTCGCGGTCAATAGCACGTTCCCCATTCCCTACAGCGAAGTGAGCCAGATTCCTTTGAGGAGACCGGAGCTCTAA
- a CDS encoding FAD-binding oxidoreductase → MRAFKYGPFREWVLALRLALADGTVIKVGEPLRKNRAGYDLVSLVVGSEGTLGVVTEAWLRIRPLPKHEEVTLAIYPKDIFAVGEIVKVVRKSGLEPDLMEYMDAFVVRSVNKQIEPIYWEGEGGVVLVRGDNSTLSEVERLSSPFLARSEVVDGEVGRKMLNGRSLVAIAVKSEIGNIYAEDIVVPPSKLSEAILQIKRIEVENDTKIPVAGHVGDGNLHPMLREADLVSKPELFDEVGGVALRLGGSISGEHGIGIQKVNLLRSQLLNRNGEVVVKLMKEIKGLFDPKDTLNQGKFVDPL, encoded by the coding sequence ATGAGGGCGTTTAAGTACGGGCCATTCAGGGAGTGGGTACTGGCCCTAAGGCTCGCATTGGCAGACGGAACCGTTATCAAGGTGGGGGAACCCCTCAGGAAGAACAGGGCCGGATACGATCTAGTGAGCCTGGTTGTGGGCAGCGAGGGCACGTTGGGAGTAGTAACAGAGGCTTGGTTACGGATTCGTCCCCTACCCAAACACGAAGAGGTGACTCTGGCGATCTACCCAAAGGACATCTTCGCCGTTGGAGAGATCGTGAAGGTGGTGAGGAAGTCCGGATTGGAGCCAGACCTCATGGAGTACATGGACGCCTTCGTCGTGAGGTCGGTGAACAAACAGATCGAGCCCATCTACTGGGAAGGAGAAGGGGGAGTCGTTCTCGTTCGGGGCGATAACTCCACATTAAGCGAAGTGGAGAGGTTAAGTTCTCCCTTCCTAGCTAGGTCCGAGGTTGTGGACGGAGAGGTGGGAAGGAAAATGTTGAACGGAAGGTCACTAGTAGCGATAGCTGTGAAGTCGGAGATTGGCAACATATACGCAGAGGACATAGTCGTCCCTCCATCCAAGCTCTCTGAGGCCATCCTCCAAATAAAGAGGATAGAAGTGGAGAATGACACGAAGATACCTGTGGCTGGTCACGTAGGTGACGGCAACCTCCACCCCATGTTAAGAGAGGCAGACCTGGTCTCTAAGCCCGAACTGTTCGATGAGGTCGGCGGCGTCGCCCTCAGATTAGGGGGTTCGATTTCAGGTGAACACGGAATAGGAATTCAGAAGGTTAACCTGCTGAGGTCTCAACTCCTTAATAGGAACGGAGAGGTGGTGGTAAAGCTAATGAAGGAGATCAAGGGGCTCTTCGACCCGAAGGACACCCTGAACCAGGGTAAGTTCGTTGATCCCCTATGA
- a CDS encoding xanthine dehydrogenase family protein molybdopterin-binding subunit: protein MSLTTSVEVKEAQRYVGKPILRKEAPLLLQGKGVFTDDVTLPVKVYHVAFVRSTYAHARIRAINVSRALTSPGVVAVFTGEDFKDFPMGYWMHHPGMAEPRRTPLAYSKVRYQGEPVAMVVAENQYQAEDAAELVDVEYDPLPALVDPLKSSESDVKIFEELKDNVLFRDSYTSSERVREVVDSAPVVIEEVLKNTRTSPVSLETRAAMAWYDGERLNIWASTQFPHVVRTYVAETLNFPENRIKVMVENVGGGFGPKSSVFGDEMAVYAAALKLKVPIKWVETRTEHMLITGHERDQYHFVKAGFTSDGRLLGLVDRIVADLGAGTAFWTEVQPVMVASVSVPGPYKFDNYSFEVLGVATNKAPVSPNIGFGRPVAAFVMERVMDIAARKLGLNVFDIRMRNLIDKEDFPYVSPAKVVYDSGDYKRGLELLRSMLDVQKLEEERKELRKKGKLLGVGISVYSEYTAPPSSRLSGVLGWEVGGYEKATVRVDPTGKVQVLLGVMDMGQGHRTVFAQIAADSLGVKMDDVYVVEGNTDVDPYGFGSWASRATVTAGNAVMLACEKLKRKILRIAAHLLNSKPENLTIAEGIVRDQNSGREIKLAEVAKISYRKVNLLPPGEEPELEESAVYEPPQDMTVVSYAWHGAVVEVDPETLEVKVDRYYVVHDSGKLVNPALAEAQVVGTVIGNGFLQTFNELVYDSDGNLRTTSFWDYVPPTAQDVPEIFEQEHLVSPSPTPGGFKGMGEGGAIGAPAALVNALDDALSEFGVKITKVPISWNELYALALRTGVPK, encoded by the coding sequence ATGTCTCTAACCACGTCGGTTGAAGTCAAGGAGGCACAGAGGTACGTCGGAAAGCCGATCTTAAGGAAAGAGGCCCCATTACTCCTTCAAGGGAAGGGCGTCTTCACGGACGATGTGACCTTGCCTGTTAAGGTTTATCACGTGGCGTTCGTGAGGTCCACCTACGCTCATGCGAGAATAAGGGCGATCAACGTAAGCAGGGCCTTAACGTCACCTGGGGTAGTTGCAGTCTTCACTGGGGAGGACTTCAAGGACTTTCCCATGGGCTACTGGATGCACCATCCAGGGATGGCTGAACCTAGGAGAACCCCCCTGGCCTATTCCAAGGTGAGGTATCAAGGCGAACCAGTTGCTATGGTTGTCGCTGAGAACCAATATCAGGCTGAGGACGCGGCGGAGCTTGTTGACGTGGAGTACGATCCCCTTCCCGCACTGGTAGATCCTCTAAAGTCCTCAGAGAGCGACGTGAAGATCTTTGAGGAACTTAAGGACAACGTCCTTTTCAGGGACTCCTACACTTCGAGCGAGAGAGTCCGGGAAGTGGTGGACTCGGCCCCAGTGGTTATCGAGGAAGTCCTTAAGAACACTAGGACGTCACCTGTCTCTTTGGAGACTAGAGCCGCGATGGCGTGGTACGACGGCGAGCGGTTGAACATCTGGGCCTCGACTCAGTTCCCCCACGTAGTGAGGACCTACGTCGCTGAGACGTTGAACTTCCCTGAAAACAGGATAAAGGTCATGGTTGAAAACGTGGGCGGTGGTTTCGGACCTAAGTCGTCCGTCTTCGGAGACGAGATGGCCGTTTACGCCGCCGCCCTGAAGCTGAAGGTTCCTATAAAGTGGGTGGAAACTAGAACGGAGCACATGCTTATCACGGGGCACGAAAGGGATCAGTACCATTTCGTTAAGGCCGGCTTCACCTCCGACGGTAGACTCCTCGGCCTCGTAGACAGGATCGTCGCTGACTTAGGAGCTGGGACTGCGTTCTGGACCGAGGTTCAACCTGTCATGGTGGCCTCGGTCTCAGTTCCAGGGCCCTACAAGTTCGACAACTACTCCTTCGAAGTCTTGGGAGTGGCGACCAATAAGGCCCCCGTTTCCCCAAATATAGGTTTCGGGAGGCCGGTGGCTGCATTCGTCATGGAGAGAGTGATGGATATTGCAGCCAGGAAACTAGGGCTTAACGTTTTCGACATCAGGATGAGGAACCTGATCGATAAGGAAGACTTCCCTTACGTCAGCCCGGCGAAAGTTGTGTATGATAGTGGAGACTACAAGCGGGGACTCGAACTTCTTCGCTCCATGTTGGACGTACAGAAGTTGGAGGAGGAGCGAAAGGAGTTGAGAAAGAAGGGAAAGCTTTTGGGGGTGGGGATCTCAGTTTACTCCGAGTACACTGCTCCACCATCCTCTAGATTGAGCGGGGTTCTAGGATGGGAAGTGGGAGGATACGAGAAAGCAACTGTTAGGGTGGACCCCACAGGGAAAGTCCAAGTTCTATTGGGCGTAATGGACATGGGTCAGGGACACAGGACTGTCTTCGCCCAAATAGCGGCCGACTCCCTGGGAGTCAAGATGGATGACGTCTACGTCGTAGAAGGAAACACAGATGTAGATCCCTACGGTTTCGGGAGCTGGGCCAGTAGGGCGACTGTAACGGCTGGAAACGCAGTCATGTTGGCCTGCGAGAAACTCAAGCGAAAGATCCTCAGGATAGCAGCTCACCTGCTGAACTCGAAACCGGAGAACTTGACGATCGCGGAGGGGATAGTGAGGGACCAGAACAGTGGAAGGGAGATCAAACTAGCCGAGGTCGCAAAGATCTCGTATAGGAAAGTGAATCTGCTACCTCCTGGAGAGGAGCCGGAGCTAGAGGAGTCCGCGGTTTACGAACCCCCACAAGACATGACGGTCGTCAGTTACGCTTGGCACGGAGCTGTAGTGGAAGTGGATCCTGAAACCTTGGAAGTCAAGGTGGACAGGTACTACGTCGTTCACGATTCAGGAAAATTGGTGAACCCAGCTTTGGCTGAGGCGCAAGTGGTAGGTACAGTTATAGGCAACGGATTCCTTCAGACATTCAACGAACTCGTCTACGACTCTGACGGGAATCTAAGGACGACTTCCTTCTGGGACTACGTCCCTCCCACTGCTCAGGACGTCCCAGAGATCTTCGAACAAGAGCACTTGGTGAGTCCCTCGCCTACTCCAGGCGGGTTCAAGGGAATGGGAGAGGGAGGGGCGATCGGCGCACCTGCCGCGCTCGTAAACGCTCTTGACGACGCGTTATCGGAGTTCGGAGTGAAGATCACGAAGGTGCCCATATCTTGGAACGAGCTCTATGCCCTGGCTCTAAGAACTGGCGTACCAAAATGA
- a CDS encoding acetoacetate--CoA ligase, translating to MGGFQEFLESLDVKSGDVVTAVMPNIPETLVALLATASLGAVWSAVPPELGVDGMWKRLQELNPKVILAVNGYVYGGKTFSKGAELKKVVENVKSVRRVAVLNYVDDKSSTGDLRAIDMEDGLGRRGKPRFVQVAADHPLWVLFTSGTTGRPKGIVHGHGGIAIEAKKVSAIHMDVKPTDRVFFFSSTGWVAWNRLIATLSTGGSILMYDGNPLYPSPTFFWEIVDQRNVSYLGLSSPLVLDSMRRNFSPKDFFKFRELRSVGVTAAPLPAKGFSWLYTNVKEDVWVASMSGGTEVFTDLVGGVPTLPVYAGEIQRRCLGMSVEAFDEKGKPVRDEPGELVITIPFPSMPLHFLNDPSYERYMETYFSRFNGVWSHGDLIEIRRGGGCVIYGRSDSTIKRKGVRIGTGEIYEVVESLQEVADSLAVGTENKDGETIYILFVVTREGELTQETKEKIRAEIKARLSPRHVPDYIVQVKAIPRTTNGKKVEVPVKRALMGAPMESVVDLKTISDPKAFEEIVEVGKKVLES from the coding sequence GTGGGAGGGTTTCAGGAGTTCTTGGAGTCTCTTGACGTGAAGAGCGGCGACGTGGTCACGGCTGTGATGCCTAACATTCCAGAAACTCTGGTGGCACTCTTAGCCACTGCCTCCCTCGGTGCGGTGTGGAGCGCAGTCCCGCCCGAGCTCGGCGTGGACGGAATGTGGAAACGGCTTCAGGAACTGAATCCGAAAGTAATCCTAGCCGTCAACGGGTACGTCTATGGGGGGAAGACCTTCTCCAAAGGGGCAGAGCTGAAGAAAGTTGTTGAAAACGTTAAGAGCGTAAGACGAGTGGCCGTGCTGAACTACGTTGATGATAAATCTTCGACCGGGGATCTGAGGGCGATCGACATGGAGGACGGCCTAGGACGTAGAGGAAAACCTAGGTTCGTTCAGGTAGCAGCTGACCACCCTCTCTGGGTCCTCTTCACCTCAGGCACTACGGGAAGGCCAAAGGGTATAGTACATGGGCACGGTGGGATCGCGATAGAGGCGAAGAAGGTCTCGGCCATCCACATGGACGTTAAACCGACCGACCGAGTCTTCTTCTTCTCGTCGACGGGGTGGGTAGCTTGGAATAGGCTAATCGCGACGTTAAGTACTGGAGGCTCGATATTGATGTACGATGGGAATCCCCTTTACCCGTCTCCCACTTTCTTCTGGGAGATCGTGGATCAGAGGAATGTGAGTTACCTCGGGTTGTCCTCTCCCCTAGTGCTAGATAGCATGAGAAGAAACTTCTCACCAAAGGACTTTTTCAAATTTAGAGAACTTAGGAGCGTAGGTGTGACAGCCGCACCTCTCCCCGCCAAGGGATTCAGCTGGCTTTACACCAACGTAAAGGAAGACGTGTGGGTCGCTTCCATGAGCGGCGGAACTGAGGTCTTTACGGACCTCGTAGGTGGAGTCCCTACTTTGCCTGTCTACGCTGGCGAGATCCAGAGGAGGTGTCTCGGTATGAGCGTCGAGGCGTTTGACGAAAAGGGCAAACCAGTGAGGGACGAGCCGGGAGAGCTTGTGATAACGATACCGTTTCCCTCAATGCCCCTCCACTTCCTAAACGATCCAAGCTACGAAAGGTACATGGAAACCTACTTCTCCAGGTTCAACGGCGTGTGGAGCCACGGTGACCTTATAGAGATTAGAAGGGGAGGAGGGTGTGTAATCTACGGGAGATCGGACTCCACAATTAAAAGGAAAGGAGTGAGGATCGGGACAGGGGAAATATACGAAGTTGTGGAGTCCCTTCAGGAAGTCGCTGACAGCCTCGCAGTAGGGACGGAGAACAAGGATGGAGAAACGATCTATATTCTGTTCGTAGTGACGAGGGAAGGAGAATTGACCCAAGAGACTAAAGAGAAAATAAGGGCGGAGATAAAAGCCAGGTTATCGCCGAGGCACGTTCCAGACTACATAGTTCAGGTGAAGGCTATACCTCGTACTACGAACGGAAAGAAAGTCGAGGTTCCGGTTAAGAGGGCCCTAATGGGAGCGCCGATGGAATCGGTCGTCGACTTAAAAACGATTAGCGACCCGAAGGCGTTCGAGGAAATAGTCGAAGTGGGGAAGAAAGTACTCGAGAGCTGA
- a CDS encoding APC family permease: MSNYTNPEDRAESRDRELKKTLGFWQVMFFAFSSIVGSGWLFSALYASSTVGPASIISWLLGFVLILFLTLVYAELSGMLPKSGAIVRYPHYTHGGLSSFLVAWAYILGAATTPAIEGEAITQYLSSIFPSLTSNGYLTIWGFLLVAVMTVIFFLMNYYSVYLVGKFTEAIGWLKIVIPLTTALLVFTLYFHTSNFTNLPGGFLPYGASSVVLALPTSGIIFSFIGFRQGLEYGGEVKQAQRNVPLGTIAGMLLGAFVYILLQLAFIGGVDWKAISTSPGNWAALSSTVLSNGPFYELLKLSSVPALVAFSVILFVMAVASPLPNVAVYMGTTARAFYGSAAAGNLPSSFLSLSKRKIPYVGLIASLILGIVYTIPYPTWVYIAEFGTLSVVITYIVAGPSLLTLRRVAPDARRPFRLPGAVLISALAFIGAYLIVYWATFSFLWGVFAAVMLGFPFFLIYTSSNRYGVSRRYALTIGIPYWVVLIAATYFLVYQRIIVPYNSTSGAGLPISLQYVWPFVVYIALMVALTFGGIWLIRGRANEEGRIHMRAGLWMLVVLFSAVILSYIGQFGVFKTPIVPFPYDTILAALVSLGLFVWSVRSGFKTNELEVALKTSSADQAGS, translated from the coding sequence ATGTCAAACTACACTAATCCAGAGGACAGGGCAGAGAGCAGAGATAGGGAACTCAAAAAGACTCTGGGGTTCTGGCAGGTCATGTTTTTCGCCTTCAGCTCGATCGTGGGAAGCGGTTGGCTCTTCTCCGCCCTATATGCCTCTAGTACTGTGGGACCGGCCTCCATCATATCTTGGTTGCTGGGTTTCGTCCTCATCCTGTTCTTGACCCTAGTCTACGCTGAACTGAGCGGAATGCTACCGAAGTCTGGTGCGATAGTGAGGTACCCCCACTACACTCACGGTGGGTTGTCCTCGTTCCTGGTGGCCTGGGCATACATCCTCGGGGCAGCGACCACCCCAGCCATAGAGGGGGAAGCGATAACTCAGTACCTCTCGTCGATCTTCCCCTCCCTCACTTCAAACGGTTACCTGACGATCTGGGGCTTCCTTCTTGTCGCAGTGATGACTGTGATCTTCTTCCTCATGAACTACTATAGTGTCTACTTGGTTGGGAAGTTCACCGAAGCCATAGGTTGGTTGAAGATAGTCATCCCCTTGACTACGGCGCTTCTCGTCTTCACACTGTATTTCCATACGTCTAACTTCACCAATCTTCCTGGCGGGTTCCTCCCATACGGAGCCTCTTCCGTGGTTTTGGCGCTTCCGACTAGCGGAATAATATTCTCGTTCATAGGCTTCAGACAGGGCTTGGAGTACGGGGGAGAGGTTAAGCAGGCCCAGCGTAACGTACCGCTTGGGACCATAGCCGGCATGTTATTGGGCGCCTTCGTGTACATACTCCTCCAGCTAGCCTTCATAGGAGGAGTCGACTGGAAGGCGATCTCGACCTCTCCAGGCAATTGGGCCGCCCTGTCCAGCACCGTCCTATCTAATGGGCCGTTCTACGAGTTGCTTAAGTTGTCAAGCGTACCGGCGTTGGTCGCCTTTTCCGTGATACTGTTCGTCATGGCAGTAGCCTCTCCCTTACCAAACGTCGCCGTATATATGGGTACCACGGCTAGGGCCTTCTACGGTAGCGCAGCCGCAGGGAATTTACCGTCTTCCTTCCTCTCACTGAGCAAGCGTAAAATACCTTACGTGGGACTCATCGCCTCGCTTATCCTCGGCATAGTCTACACTATTCCCTACCCCACCTGGGTCTACATAGCCGAGTTCGGAACGCTGTCGGTTGTCATAACTTACATAGTGGCCGGACCCTCCCTCCTAACCTTGAGGCGGGTCGCTCCGGACGCGAGGAGGCCGTTCAGGTTACCTGGGGCCGTCCTAATATCCGCGCTCGCTTTCATAGGAGCTTACTTAATAGTCTATTGGGCGACGTTCTCGTTCCTGTGGGGTGTTTTCGCGGCAGTCATGTTGGGCTTCCCATTCTTCTTGATATACACCTCCTCCAACAGATATGGAGTCAGTAGGAGGTATGCCCTCACTATAGGGATACCCTACTGGGTGGTACTGATAGCGGCGACCTACTTCCTGGTGTATCAGAGGATAATCGTTCCTTATAATTCGACGAGTGGTGCAGGACTTCCAATCTCGCTGCAGTACGTTTGGCCGTTCGTGGTCTACATCGCTTTAATGGTGGCCCTTACCTTCGGAGGGATCTGGCTGATTCGAGGTCGAGCCAACGAGGAGGGCAGGATTCACATGAGGGCTGGCTTGTGGATGTTGGTTGTCTTGTTCTCTGCCGTAATTCTCTCTTACATAGGGCAGTTCGGGGTATTCAAGACTCCAATAGTGCCTTTCCCCTACGACACTATATTGGCTGCCCTAGTGAGCTTAGGGCTCTTCGTGTGGAGCGTGAGGAGCGGATTTAAAACAAATGAGCTGGAGGTCGCCTTGAAGACGTCCTCAGCAGACCAGGCAGGAAGCTAG
- a CDS encoding APC family permease, which yields MGSYRKELTVWHVVFFALGSILGPAIAFAPVYVVALAGPGGIVAWFVALLMIIPLGLVYAELGTTWPRAGGVAYYPSRSNGPLTASVNGWGTFVGYTLTAPLVIYTVIEYLAYYWPTLYTNGTLTFLGIGVSELFVVLFFLLNTARVSRMGDAFNAMTIATVVSLLALTLVLLVYLKPSNFNDPSYGGFLPAGAVGLFSALSLTIFGFGGFRQPIDYSEEVKNPGKDIPRAIVISLVLSAVIFALESVAFVGALSWKAIGISPGQWGELFSLPYPYVSEVVGVGAPLLVILVLFVAIVGSLKNGVIYTGSSARVAYTMAANDEILPEFLTKLNRKGIPLNAVILMLVVTALMIALSQSLSSVISVAVDALLISYAPSCVSLAVFRRSFPSRPRPYKLPAYKVLSPFAFAVASLLVYWTGWSAVRLIIPLNLAGLLLLVFYSRRKALTLSDVKAGIWFPLFLAVTALLSFLGSQMFGGVGVIPFPFDSVLYVAVSLVFYWWGYRSGVKYTSFQSTIGSEEAEGGEPTRGIEART from the coding sequence TTGGGCTCGTACAGGAAGGAGCTTACCGTCTGGCACGTGGTCTTCTTCGCGTTGGGATCAATCCTAGGACCCGCGATCGCCTTCGCCCCCGTGTACGTTGTAGCTCTGGCGGGTCCAGGCGGGATAGTGGCCTGGTTCGTGGCGCTACTGATGATAATTCCTTTGGGTCTAGTCTACGCAGAGTTGGGGACCACTTGGCCACGGGCGGGGGGAGTGGCCTATTACCCTTCGAGGAGCAACGGACCGCTCACGGCATCTGTCAACGGTTGGGGTACGTTCGTGGGATACACGCTCACAGCTCCCCTAGTCATTTACACTGTGATAGAGTACCTCGCCTACTACTGGCCGACGCTATACACCAATGGTACCCTGACCTTCTTGGGGATTGGGGTGTCAGAGCTCTTCGTGGTCCTCTTCTTCCTCCTCAACACCGCCAGGGTCTCCAGAATGGGAGACGCGTTCAACGCTATGACAATCGCTACAGTGGTGTCTCTCCTGGCCCTAACGTTGGTCCTCTTGGTGTACCTCAAACCGTCCAACTTCAACGATCCGTCCTACGGAGGATTTCTTCCAGCAGGAGCCGTAGGATTGTTCTCGGCCCTCTCCCTAACGATATTCGGGTTCGGTGGGTTTAGACAGCCCATAGACTACTCCGAGGAAGTTAAGAACCCGGGCAAGGACATTCCAAGGGCGATCGTCATTTCCCTTGTACTCTCCGCGGTCATCTTTGCCCTCGAAAGCGTGGCCTTCGTGGGTGCCCTCTCCTGGAAGGCTATAGGGATATCCCCAGGTCAGTGGGGGGAGCTCTTCTCTCTCCCGTATCCATACGTATCTGAGGTCGTCGGTGTAGGGGCCCCCCTCCTAGTAATCCTAGTACTCTTCGTCGCAATAGTGGGTTCCCTCAAGAACGGCGTCATCTACACCGGTTCGTCGGCCAGAGTTGCCTACACCATGGCGGCCAACGACGAAATACTACCCGAGTTTCTCACGAAGTTGAACAGGAAGGGGATTCCCCTCAACGCCGTGATCCTCATGTTGGTCGTCACCGCCTTGATGATCGCCTTATCCCAGTCTCTCTCTTCCGTCATTTCAGTCGCCGTGGACGCTCTGTTGATCTCCTACGCTCCGAGCTGTGTGAGTTTAGCCGTGTTCAGGAGGTCTTTCCCTAGTCGGCCGAGGCCGTACAAGTTACCCGCTTACAAGGTACTCTCTCCCTTCGCGTTCGCAGTGGCCAGCCTTCTAGTGTACTGGACGGGGTGGTCGGCGGTGAGGTTGATAATACCCTTGAACTTGGCCGGACTTCTACTACTCGTCTTTTACAGTAGGAGGAAGGCCCTGACCCTGAGCGACGTTAAAGCCGGCATATGGTTCCCGCTGTTCCTCGCGGTGACGGCGCTGTTGTCGTTTTTGGGGAGCCAAATGTTCGGGGGCGTGGGAGTAATACCCTTCCCATTTGACAGTGTCCTCTACGTTGCAGTGTCCCTAGTGTTCTATTGGTGGGGATACAGATCCGGCGTCAAATATACGAGCTTTCAAAGCACAATAGGTTCTGAGGAGGCGGAGGGCGGTGAGCCTACTAGAGGAATTGAAGCGAGAACTTGA